DNA sequence from the Lagenorhynchus albirostris chromosome 5, mLagAlb1.1, whole genome shotgun sequence genome:
GTCCCCACCCTCTCAATGAAAATGAAGAACTTCTGAAAATGAAGATGTTGATACTGACAACTTTGGTTCGATATTCCAGAGTTTTTAGAACGAATGGCCCTCTGGGACCATATATCCCAACCCTCACATGTTCCAGATGAGCCACTAGCCACTCAAAGTTCATGTGACCCTCTAGAAGTTGAATTTTCATCCAAAGGATTTGACTCCAAATTCAGCCTTCTTTCCATGACAAGAGGCCACCTTCACATATACACCAAGAGTTTCCCAGATTACTCTAAGAACATTGGATGTCCCATGCCCTTTCCTGGAGCACAAGCTTTTCCAGTGAAGGTTGAGTTGGGCTGGAAGCCACTACCCCTGCTCATCTCAAAGCACCAGAAAGCCTGAGAAGGAAACAGGATGCTGGCTTTTGGTCACACCCCCATCCACCAGTGGCTCAGTGATGCTATTCCAGCCCGACTCAAGGGCTCGACCCCTCTCTCAAGGTTCCATTTAAATCCAAAGGTGCTCCCCAAAGCAAGAAGTTTGGGCCTTTTCTACGGAGGCCTGCTTGCCTAGACTTTCAAGGGATTCCTTGGATTTCGGTGTGGGGCTGCTGTTTCCACACATTATCCCCAGGCTGGCCTGGTTGGGCTGCAGGACAGCTCCGTTGCTAACGGGCAGTGAAGAGCATTTGGCTGCCTTGCTCTGGAGCCCTTTCTTCTTGAGTTCAGAGGTCAAGTTTGAGTAATAAATATCTTCCAAGGATTTATCGTTCTTTCTGAGGATGTTGCTGGCCAGTCGGAAGAGGAAAATCACTCCGTAGATGCCAATGATGATGAGGATATACCAGGCGGCACTGGTCCCGTCTGGAAGCTTCAGGGCCCTGGTGGAGTTGGTGCTGTTCCTTCCCTCCAAATGGTCCCTCAGCAGGTGCCCCAGGACAGGGCTGGCCTGGGTCTGGTTGGGGGCTCCCTGATCCCCTGAGAAACAGAGAGGTCCAGATGAGACCCAGCATTCTGGGCTAAAGTTTGCCTGGCCAAGCCAATAGCAGTGTCTTTACATCGGTGGGAAAATGGGACTGCTGAAAGAGGCTTTCTCTGTTCAATGGGCAGAAGCCTAACAACATACGTGTCAATATATTCCTTTTAGAcaagagaaaatcacacaaaagttTAATAGCATGTATACATGggggagacccaggaaaactgagtaactcccatgtcaatatatttttaacaatcaAGAGAGTTCAAAACACCAAATTCTTGAATAGGAAATGCAACATCATAAAGATGTCAATTGTCCCTAAGATCATCTACAAAACTAACATAATTGCACTTAAAAGATCAGTAGGATTTCTTTGTGAAATAGACAAACTCTGCATACTGAAAAAGTTTTCCTAATtaggaaaactctgaaagagtGATCAGTGGAAATAAGTTTAGCCAGAAATTTAAACCTAGCCAGCCAGaaaaatgtttactattttttgaatgaatgagtgctttATTTGCCCACAGCCCAGGTGGGGCTTACTGGGCTTCGCAAAGGGCATGAGGGGCTCTTCAGAACCAAGTACAGCTTTCCCTAAAATGTCTCCCTATAAAACTACAATAGCTAAAACAGTGTGACATAATACATAGACAGgaagaccaatggaacagagtaaCAACATCAGTAGAGTTGGAATTGGAATTTGGTAGATAACAAAGGGGTATTTCTGATCACGAAGAAAAAGATGGATTATTCAATAAGTAGCATTAAAACAAGATAGCAGTGAGTTCACATCTCTCACCTCATGCCCCAAAACTGTCCGGATAAATCAaagattttaacattaaaaaaagaaataatttaaagtacTAGAAAATAACATGgtagatttttttctccccttatcATGTCAGAGTGGGATATCCCTTTCTCAGCGAAACACAAAAATTCAGaggtggaaaaaaaggaagaaagaaagaaaatgctaaattCAACTACCTAGAAAATTTTACAGTGATTGTGTACTATAAAACCAGAAGACAAATGACAAACCAGAGAAAAGTGGAAATTTATGCCACTAAACTTCTTAATAAGCTTCAGTTCTATAAGAAAAATCCAAAACCCCGGTAGAAAATATGCAAAGGATATGGGCAATTAGGTCGGAAAAAGAAATGGACCTTAAACATAAGAAAAGCTTCTCAGTATCACTCATAAtaggagaaatgcaaattaaaactgcagcAAGATAACATTTTCTTATCTATCAGGTTTGCAAACTCATGATGTCTCAGAATACACTGGATATGTCTGCAGGGTTGTCAGGACCTTGCTTAAttgctggtgagagtgtaaattTATACAACCAATATGGAAGGCAGATTGACAAGGTCTATTGACATTACAAATGCATGTACCTTTGACATAGTGATTCTACCtgtaggaatttatcctaaaaatACGCTGGAACATGTCCAAAACAATGCATGTTTAAGATTAGTCATTGCAGCATTGCTTGTGATGACTAATGCTTAAGAACAGCCTGAATAGCATCAATTAGAAGAcggtttaatccattttgggacatccatgcagtggaatactatgcagccataaaaagtaacaaagaatTTTCTTGGTACTAAATCTTAACAAATAAAAAAGTGTATAGTGATATAACTGATATGATCCTATGTATAAAGGAGGGTATGTTATTTGCTTGAAGCTTA
Encoded proteins:
- the SMIM34 gene encoding small integral membrane protein 34, translated to MERYRRYHLTYTSKKKGDQGAPNQTQASPVLGHLLRDHLEGRNSTNSTRALKLPDGTSAAWYILIIIGIYGVIFLFRLASNILRKNDKSLEDIYYSNLTSELKKKGLQSKAAKCSSLPVSNGAVLQPNQASLGIMCGNSSPTPKSKESLESLGKQASVEKAQTSCFGEHLWI